One Brassica napus cultivar Da-Ae chromosome A1, Da-Ae, whole genome shotgun sequence genomic region harbors:
- the LOC106440049 gene encoding vacuolar protein sorting-associated protein 28 homolog 1: MEVKLWNDKREREMYENFAELYAIIKATEKLEKAYIRDLISPSEYETECQKLIVHFKTLSATLRDLVPNIERFAETYKMDCSAAVYRLVTSGVPATVEHRAAAMASTSSSASVVAECVQNFITSMDSLKLNMVAVDQVYPLLSDLSASLQKLSILPPDFEGKMKMKEWLLRLSKMGASDELTEQQARQLHFDLESSYNSFMAALPSAGN, from the coding sequence ATGGAGGTCAAGTTGTGGAACGATAAGCGTGAGAGAGAAATGTACGAGAACTTCGCTGAGCTCTACGCTATCATCAAAGCCACCGAGAAGCTCGAGAAGGCTTACATCCGCGACCTCATCTCCCCATCTGAATACGAAACCGAGTGTCAGAAGCTCATCGTCCACTTCAAGACACTCTCCGCCACGCTCAGGGACTTGGTTCCAAACATCGAGAGGTTTGCCGAGACGTACAAGATGGACTGCTCCGCTGCTGTGTACCGGCTCGTGACCTCTGGTGTTCCGGCTACTGTGGAGCATAGGGCTGCTGCTATGGCGTCTACTTCGAGCTCTGCTTCCGTTGTTGCTGAGTGTGTTCAGAATTTTATAACTTCAATGGATTCTCTCAAGCTTAACATGGTGGCTGTTGATCAGGTGTATCCGTTGCTGTCTGATCTCTCTGCTTCGCTTCAGAAACTGAGCATCTTGCCGCCGGATTTTGaagggaagatgaagatgaaggagTGGCTGTTGAGGTTGTCTAAGATGGGGGCTTCGGATGAGCTCACTGAGCAGCAGGCTAGGCAGCTTCACTTTGATCTGGAGTCTTCTTATAACTCCTTCATGGCTGCTTTGCCTAGTGCTGGTAACTAA
- the LOC106440026 gene encoding transmembrane protein 184 homolog DDB_G0279555-like — MMDLTKLKPPQITFYCSALSVFITVLLTLQLVSQHLSHWKNPKEQKAILIIVLMAPIYAVVSFVGLLDVKGSEIFFLFLESIKECYEALVIAKFLALMYSYLNISISKNIVPDGIKGREIHHSFPMTFFQPHVVRLDHRTLRLLKYWTWQFVVIRPVCSILMIALQIIDFYPSWLSWTFTIVLNLSVSLALYSLVVFYHVFAKELAPHNPLAKFLCIKGIVFFCFWQGIALDILVAMGVIKSHHFWLEVEQIQEAIQNVLVCLEMVIFAAVQKNAYHVGPYSGETKKKLDKKTE; from the exons ATGATGGACCTAACGAAGCTGAAGCCTCCACAGATTACTTTCTACTGCTCTGCGTTATCTGTCTTCATCACGGTTCTGTTGACGTTACAGCTCGTGTCTCAGCATCTCTCTCACTGGAAGAACCCCAAGGAGCAAAAGGCTATACTCATCATTGTTCTTATGGCTCCTATCTACGCCGTTGTTTCCTTTGTTGGTTTGTTAGACGTCAAAGGAAGTgaaatcttctttctcttcctagAATCCATCAAAGAATGCTACGAAGCACTA GTCATTGCGAAGTTCTTGGCGTTGATGTATAGTTACTTGAACATATCTATCAGCAAAAACATTGTCCCTGATGGTATCAAAGGAAGAGAGATTCACCATTCTTTCCCCATGACTTTCTTCCAG CCTCATGTAGTGCGTCTGGATCATCGAACTCTGAGACTTTTGAAATACTGGACATGGCAGTTTGTGGTGATCAGACCAGTGTGCTCCATCTTGATGATAGCTTTACAGATCATCGACTTTTATCCTTCTTGGTTGAGTTGGACATTCACTATCGTTCTCAACCTCTCGGTCTCTCTGGCGCTGTATTCGCTTGTGGTTTTCTACCATGTGTTTGCTAAGGAGCTTGCTCCTCATAATCCACTCGCAAAGTTCCTCTGCATCAAAGGGATTGTCTTCTTCTGCTTCTGGCAG GGAATAGCGCTAGACATTCTGGTGGCAATGGGAGTGATCAAGTCTCATCATTTCTGGCTTGAGGTAGAGCAAATCCAGGAGGCTATTCAGAATGTGTTGGTATGTTTAGAGATGGTCATCTTCGCTGCGGTTCAGAAGAATGCTTATCATGTTGGTCCTTATAGCGGGGAGACCAAGAAGAAACTCGACAAAAAGACTGAATGA
- the LOC106449760 gene encoding putative F-box protein At1g33020 gives MSTGEENSAPIPNDLIVQVFSRLPAESVARCRCLSKLWGSILHRPFFTELFLTRSWARPRLLFALKREDAWSFYSLPQRQHDLHDKASPPPDFHMKFPKDIISPEYHGFTSGLIYFSRKSITLKSQEETVICEPRTGQYATVPKLLRYGKSFLGYDPIGKQFKVLFMDHTDCVTHCSDVHRVLTLGNGIMEWRKIKCSCSLFHHVMDDEGICINGVLYFASKQRYYFPCDVKIVCFDVRSEKFKSIDVEWDSSWYVKLVNYKGKVGVITWKGLCELSISVLEDVEKQEWSKYVYTLPDNSILDSSKDSIAGVTARGEIVFSGNFTSGPFYVVYFSLESKTLQSVEIQGLEKDHGVCAYVDLVEDLNVNDAKYLKSSPRLNVIAVRPKPQERKP, from the coding sequence ATGAGTACGGGAGAAGAAAATTCAGCTCCCATTCCGAATGATCTCATTGTCCAGGTATTCTCGAGATTGCCTGCAGAGTCAGTAGCGAGGTGTCGCTGTCTATCGAAGCTGTGGGGATCCATACTCCACCGTCCATTTTTCACCGAGTTGTTCTTGACTAGGTCATGGGCTCGTCCACGTCTCTTATTCGCCCTTAAACGAGAAGATGCCTGGAGCTTCTACTCTTTGCCTCAGCGTCAACATGATCTACATGACAAGGCGTCGCCTCCTCCAGATTTTCACATGAAGTTCCCCAAAGACATCATTTCTCCAGAATATCATGGCTTTACCTCTGGTTTGATCTATTTCTCTAGGAAGTCGATCACACTGAAGAGTCAGGAGGAGACTGTGATCTGTGAACCTAGAACGGGACAATATGCGACCGTACCTAAACTGTTACGGTATGGGAAAAGCTTTTTAGGGTATGATCCTATTGGCAAGCAGTTCAAGGTACTGTTCATGGACCATACAGATTGTGTTACACATTGTTCTGACGTTCACAGAGTTCTGACTCTAGGAAATGGAATAATGGAGTGGAGGAAGATCAAATGCTCATGTTCCTTATTTCATCATGTTATGGATGATGAAGGGATATGCATCAATGGAGTTTTGTATTTCGCATCTAAACAGCGTTATTATTTTCCGTGTGATGTGAAGATAGTTTGCTTCGATGTTAGGTCTGAGAAATTCAAGTCTATTGATGTAGAATGGGATAGTAGTTGGTATGTTAAATTGGTGAATTATAAGGGAAAAGTTGGTGTGATTACTTGGAAGGGCCTGTGTGAGTTGAGTATATCGGTTCTAGAGGATGTTGAGAAACAAGAGTGGTCTAAATATGTCTACACTTTGCCGGATAATAGTATCCTTGATTCCTCCAAAGATTCCATCGCTGGAGTGACTGCTAGAGGTGAAATTGTTTTCTCGGGGAATTTTACAAGTGGACCGTTTTATGTTGTCTACTTCAGTCTCGAAAGCAAGACTCTACAAAGTGTTGAGATCCAAGGTTTGGAGAAAGATCATGGAGTTTGCGCTTATGTAGACCTTGTAGAGGATCTTAATGTTAACGATGCAAAGTACCTCAAGTCAAGCCCACGCCTAAATGTCATTGCCGTTAGGCCGAAACCACAAGAGCGCAAGCCTTGA
- the LOC106440006 gene encoding BAG family molecular chaperone regulator 7-like — translation MSWIRRLDLIDPYYTCSPPLVIRETSIVKPPSSFFDYVFEEEEEDLAPFPFGFSPPPSPLDLFFETDLVLIEKSIRRRREEEYPPLQYLCDRVSQLETKFERCLVGGGRDGSDRKYKLTKEIKGGSGERKYKWEAEIQGPPGRKYKLEAEPTERKYKWEAEFEGPGGERKYTWTTEIKGGKKKKDVVALKKAKAKAAAEAAEAEEKKKKEMAAKKKKKSYNWTTELKSERENGEMQHTYTIKASSSSGGEKGKKHEEKEKEKKIKKKEKPRVVVIEEDDEEEDDSEEHGAILLRKAYSRRSGAVRNKKGKNKEMPPEYAAVMIQRAFRAYLIRRSKALRALRDLAIAKTKLKELRASFHNFNYRRVISRDAEERQKFSEKIIVLLLTVDAIEGVDVMVRGAKRSMVDELEAMLEVVDPQPQQGKSLSMRRRTFDMPDTMIRNEIAEGVTQIVQMLETEEE, via the exons ATGAGCTGGATTCGTAGACTCGATCTCATCGACCCGTACTACACCTGTTCTCCACCTCTCGTCATCCGAGAAACCTCCATTGTCAAACCACCTTCATCATTCTTTGACTATGtcttcgaagaagaagaagaagatctggCTCCTTTCCCTTTCGGATTCTCACCACCACCTTCCCCACTTGATCTATTCTTCGAAACGGATCTGGTCCTGATCGAGAAATCGATTCGCCGCCGCAGGGAGGAGGAGTATCCTCCTCTGCAGTATCTCTGCGACCGAGTCTCCCAGTTGGAAACCAAGTTCGAGCGTTGTTTGGTCGGAGGAGGACGCGATGGTTCCGACAGGAAGTATAAACTGACAAAGGAGATTAAAGGGGGCTCTGGAGAGCGAAAGTACAAATGGGAGGCCGAGATCCAAGGCCCACCGGGGAGAAAGTACAAGTTGGAGGCTGAGCCGACAGAGAGGAAGTACAAGTGGGAAGCTGAGTTTGAGGGTCCTGGGGGAGAGAGGAAGTACACGTGGACTACTGAGATTAAAGgtggcaagaagaagaaggatgtaGTTGCTCTCAAGAAGGCCAAGGCCAAAGCTGCTGCTGAGGCTGCTGAggcagaggagaagaagaagaaggagatggcggcgaagaagaagaagaagagttacaATTGGACGACCGAGTTGAAGTCAGAGAGGGAGAACGGAGAGATGCAGCACACCTATACGATTAAAGCTTCTTCCTCCTCTGGAGGCGAGAAAGGGAAGAAGCatgaggagaaggagaaggagaagaagatcaagaagaaggagaagccaCGTGTTGTTGTGATtgaggaggatgatgaagaagaagatgactcTGAGGAACATGGAGCCATCCTTCTCAGGaag GCGTATTCTCGAAGAAGTGGAGCAGTTAGGAACAAGAAGGGGAAGAACAAGGAGATGCCACCTGAATATGCGGCTGTCATGATCCAGAGGGCTTTCAGAGCTTATCTGATTCGCCGCTCAAAAGCCTTACGTGCTCTTCGTGATCTAGCTATCGCAAAGACCAAACTCAAGGAGTTAAGAGCTTCCTTCCACAACTTCAACTACCGTCGCGTCATCTCTCGTGATGCAGAGGAGCGCCAGAAGTTCTCTGAGAAGATTATTGTCCTCCTCCTCACGGTTGATGCCATTGAG GGAGTTGATGTGATGGTTAGAGGAGCAAAGAGATCAATGGTGGATGAGCTGGAAGCAATGTTGGAGGTTGTAGACCCGCAACCACAGCAGGGGAAGTCATTGTCGATGAGGAGAAGAACTTTCGATATGCCAGACACTATGATCCGCAATGAAATCGCAGAGGGAGTGACTCAGATTGTTCAAATGCTTGAAACTGAAGAAGAGTGA
- the LOC106446388 gene encoding quinone oxidoreductase PIG3-like isoform X1, whose protein sequence is MKAIVISEPGAPEVLQLREVEDPQVKDDEVLIRVHATALNRADTLQRLGSYSPPPGSSPYPGLECSGTIESVGNSVSRWKVGDQVCALLSGGGYAEKVAVPVGQVLPIPAGISLKDAAAFPEVACTVWSTVFMMGRLSPAESFLVHGGSSGIGTFAIQMAKHQGVRVFVTAGNEEKLAACKELGADVCINYKTEDFVARVKAETDGKGVDVILDCIGAPYLQKNLDSLNFDGRLCIIGLMGGANAEIKLSSLLPKRLTVLGAALRPRSKENKAVVVAEVEKIVWPAIEAGKVKPVIYKYLPLSQAAEAHSLMESSSHIGKILLVT, encoded by the exons atgaaggCGATCGTGATATCGGAGCCAGGAGCGCCGGAGGTTCTGCAACTCCGTGAAGTGGAAGACCCACAAGTGAAAGACGATGAGGTTCTCATCAGAGTTCACGCCACTGCTCTGAATCGCGCGGATACTCTCCAGAGACTTGGCTCTTACTCTCCACCACCTGGCTCTAGCCCTTACCCTGGTCTCGAGTGCTCCGGTACCATCGAATCCGTCGGCAACTCCGTCTCTCGTTGGAAGGTCGGAGACCAG GTGTGTGCTCTTCTCTCTGGAGGAGGTTACGCAGAGAAAGTTGCTGTACCTGTTGGACAAGTCCTTCCAATACCCGCTGGTATCTCTCTAAAAGATGCAGCTGCTTTCCCTGAAGTGGCGTGCACTGTTTGGTCTACTGTCTTCATGATGGGCCGTCTCTCCCCTGCTGAATCCTTCTTG gttcatggAGGTTCAAGTGGGATTGGTACATTTGCTATTCAGATGGCTAAACATCAAGGAGTGAGAGTATTTGTCACAGCAG GAAATGAGGAAAAGCTAGCTGCTTGCAAAGAGCTCGGAGCGGACGTTTGTATAAATTACAAAACCGAGGACTTTGTGGCAAGGGTGAAAGCTGAAACAGATGGGAAAGGTGTGGATGTTATCTTGGACTGCATTGGAGCGCCGTATCTGCAGAAAAACCTGGACAGCTTAAACTTCGATGGAAGGTTATGTATCATCGGTTTAATGGGAGGAGCCAACGCAGAGATAAAACTAAGTAGTCTGCTTCCAAAGCGTCTCACTGTCTTAG GAGCTGCGTTAAGACCAAGAAGCAAGGAGAACAAAGCGGTTGTTGTAGCGGAAGTGGAGAAGATTGTTTGGCCTGCGATAGAAGCAGGGAAGGTGAAACCGGTGATTTATAAGTACTTACCGTTGTCGCAGGCAGCAGAAGCTCATAGCCTGATGGAGAGTAGTAGCCATATTGGTAAGAttctgcttgttacttga
- the LOC106446388 gene encoding quinone oxidoreductase PIG3-like isoform X2: protein MKAIVISEPGAPEVLQLREVEDPQVKDDEVLIRVHATALNRADTLQRLGSYSPPPGSSPYPGLECSGTIESVGNSVSRWKVGDQVCALLSGGGYAEKVAVPVGQVLPIPAGISLKDAAAFPEVACTVWSTVFMMGRLSPAESFLVHGGSSGIGTFAIQMAKHQGVRVFVTAAACKELGADVCINYKTEDFVARVKAETDGKGVDVILDCIGAPYLQKNLDSLNFDGRLCIIGLMGGANAEIKLSSLLPKRLTVLGAALRPRSKENKAVVVAEVEKIVWPAIEAGKVKPVIYKYLPLSQAAEAHSLMESSSHIGKILLVT from the exons atgaaggCGATCGTGATATCGGAGCCAGGAGCGCCGGAGGTTCTGCAACTCCGTGAAGTGGAAGACCCACAAGTGAAAGACGATGAGGTTCTCATCAGAGTTCACGCCACTGCTCTGAATCGCGCGGATACTCTCCAGAGACTTGGCTCTTACTCTCCACCACCTGGCTCTAGCCCTTACCCTGGTCTCGAGTGCTCCGGTACCATCGAATCCGTCGGCAACTCCGTCTCTCGTTGGAAGGTCGGAGACCAG GTGTGTGCTCTTCTCTCTGGAGGAGGTTACGCAGAGAAAGTTGCTGTACCTGTTGGACAAGTCCTTCCAATACCCGCTGGTATCTCTCTAAAAGATGCAGCTGCTTTCCCTGAAGTGGCGTGCACTGTTTGGTCTACTGTCTTCATGATGGGCCGTCTCTCCCCTGCTGAATCCTTCTTG gttcatggAGGTTCAAGTGGGATTGGTACATTTGCTATTCAGATGGCTAAACATCAAGGAGTGAGAGTATTTGTCACAGCAG CTGCTTGCAAAGAGCTCGGAGCGGACGTTTGTATAAATTACAAAACCGAGGACTTTGTGGCAAGGGTGAAAGCTGAAACAGATGGGAAAGGTGTGGATGTTATCTTGGACTGCATTGGAGCGCCGTATCTGCAGAAAAACCTGGACAGCTTAAACTTCGATGGAAGGTTATGTATCATCGGTTTAATGGGAGGAGCCAACGCAGAGATAAAACTAAGTAGTCTGCTTCCAAAGCGTCTCACTGTCTTAG GAGCTGCGTTAAGACCAAGAAGCAAGGAGAACAAAGCGGTTGTTGTAGCGGAAGTGGAGAAGATTGTTTGGCCTGCGATAGAAGCAGGGAAGGTGAAACCGGTGATTTATAAGTACTTACCGTTGTCGCAGGCAGCAGAAGCTCATAGCCTGATGGAGAGTAGTAGCCATATTGGTAAGAttctgcttgttacttga